A section of the Malania oleifera isolate guangnan ecotype guangnan chromosome 2, ASM2987363v1, whole genome shotgun sequence genome encodes:
- the LOC131149632 gene encoding uncharacterized protein LOC131149632 — protein MAPPETTLKEDQAADDKASKRGLDREVRQMVSALTHRLADLQRGVLNHKPGASDSGHRLQVDKDDGRDNPEDDDQGDDHGIRIITLAGSNTGAAMRGEYSSDELKSDKTRLPGRQMHDGDDALSTYVNSNFQAINNSIMLGGDYSTNDPGVHLDISDYFDDDRGHPHSPKHSRGHGKKAKSKDKESSSSKTDKDFDHRSD, from the coding sequence ATGGCGCCGCCGGAAACCACCCTTAAGGAGGATCAGGCCGCCGACGACAAAGCTTCCAAACGCGGACTGGACCGCGAGGTCAGGCAGATGGTGTCTGCACTAACCCACCGCCTCGCTGATCTCCAACGCGGAGTTCTTAATCACAAGCCCGGCGCATCTGATTCTGGCCACCGCCTGCAAGTCGACAAAGACGACGGTCGCGACAACCCTGAGGACGACGACCAAGGCGACGATCACGGTATCAGAATCATTACTCTCGCCGGAAGCAACACGGGAGCCGCCATGCGAGGTGAGTACTCCAGCGACGAGCTCAAGTCCGATAAAACTCGACTTCCCGGCCGCCAGATGCACGACGGCGACGACGCCTTGAGTACGTACGTCAACAGCAATTTCCAAGCCATCAACAATTCTATCATGCTGGGCGGCGACTACAGCACCAACGATCCTGGCGTTCACTTGGACATCTCCGACTACTTCGACGATGATCGCGGCCATCCCCACAGCCCCAAGCATTCCCGCGGCCATGGCAAGAAAGCTAAGAGCAAAGACAAGGAATCGTCTTCCTCGAAGACCGACAAAGACTTTGACCACCGTTCCGATTAA